In the genome of Desulfuribacillus alkaliarsenatis, the window TATAACCATTACGACTATTACCAGTGTTAATGCCTCTGGAATCATTCTTTGGATACCCAAGATGATTTTCCATCTCTGCTTCAAAAATTTCTTGGAGAGTATTCTTGAATAGTTCTTTCATCTTTTCCTGGATATCTTCTACTGTACGACAATCTTTTGCTAATTCCTTAGCTAACGTACTACTTTGCATAAACGATCAACTCCTTAGTGGTAAGTTTAACCATTTACACAAAAGTTAGTACATTCTCATAAAAATAGGAAGCTCAAGGGGATGAGCTTCCTATTTTTATTGGGTCAATTTATATATAACATTTTATGAGTTTGGTAGTTTACAGTTAAACGTTTGATTTATTTTTTTGTTGATTTCTATAGTTAAAAAAAGCAGCAACGAACACTAGTAATGCTAAACCAAAACCTAGTTTATACATAATCGGTACTTCTGCAACATTTCCTACTTCGTAATTATAGGTAGCTCTATGGCCCATACCATCATCTGCAACTGCTTTAACAGCCTTTACTCTTCGAGGATTATACTTCATAATCCCTTCACTGTTGACAGACTCTTGCAGCAAAATGTTATCATCTTCGTCATAAAGTGTAACAACAGCCATAGTAGCAGCTTCACGACCATCATAGAAGACAAAGAATTGTCCAGGCTCTTGTTGAACGATATACATCCGGTGTGCTGAAGCAGTGTCAGTGAAAATTATGCCTTGAAGAAGCACCACTGCTAGCAAGCAGATAACGAACTTCTTAAGCATTAACGTCACCTTTTTTACGTCCTTTTAAGAATAAGAATGCAGCTCCAGCAAAAAGAATTATGGTACCAATTAAGAGCATCTTGCCTTGCGTGTTAGCCTGCTCAGTAGCGGCTGCAGCATCATTAGCAGGTGTTGCAGGTGTAACTCCTGTATCTACTACAACTTCTTCGTTCTCTTGAGGTTGCACTAAGAAGTAAGTTGTTAATGTATAGCGTGTACCAATGTACTCTTGACCATCAGTGACTCCGCCACGTTCGTCATCGAATAAAGCGACTTTAAGCATCCATGTATTTTCATCATTTGGAACAAATGAGAACACACCATTTTCATCAGTTGTAATGTCAGCAAAAATCTCTGCATCAGATGTAGTGGCCGTTGGGCTTACAACAATTATAGATTGATTAGCTAAAGGCTCTCCTAGGTATTTTAGAACAGCTTGGAACTCATCAGCCAATTGGAAGTGACCGATATCTACTTTCGGAATGATTTCTAAATCTA includes:
- a CDS encoding transposase, giving the protein MQSSTLAKELAKDCRTVEDIQEKMKELFKNTLQEIFEAEMENHLGYPKNDSRGINTGNSRNGY
- a CDS encoding DUF4198 domain-containing protein, which gives rise to MKKRFLAIILVVTLVLSMASMASAHELYFVDLEEGKMGEEIELKLWWGHFPHNPDPESAYFNSIPEGELYVHTPDGKEIALELTQQDDHYSASFIPETGGDFQVIFKHDRGIIDWAHGEPQGFQHIQTLVKAYIPVDGDPDLHAYDLPANLDLEIIPKVDIGHFQLADEFQAVLKYLGEPLANQSIIVVSPTATTSDAEIFADITTDENGVFSFVPNDENTWMLKVALFDDERGGVTDGQEYIGTRYTLTTYFLVQPQENEEVVVDTGVTPATPANDAAAATEQANTQGKMLLIGTIILFAGAAFLFLKGRKKGDVNA